One genomic window of Plasmodium coatneyi strain Hackeri chromosome 12, complete sequence includes the following:
- a CDS encoding 60S ribosomal protein L23 → MKRGRAGTLKNKMRITLSLPVGALINCCDNSGGKNLYIIAVQGFGSCLNRLPAASLGDMVLATVKKGKPDLRKKVLNAIITRQSKAWRRHEGYFIYFEDNAGVIVNPKGEMKGSAITGPVARECAELWPKLSSAASAIV, encoded by the exons ATGAAGAGAGGAAGAGCTGGAACGTTGAAAAACAAGATGAGAATAACGCTTTCCCTCCCCGTGGGGGCTCTCATCAACTGCTGTGATAacagtggaggaaaaaacttGTACATTATTGCTGTGCAG GGATTTGGCTCATGTTTGAACAGACTGCCTGCTGCCTCACTTGGTGACATGGTGCTAGCCACcgtgaagaagggaaaaccCGACCTGAGGAAAAAGGTGCTAAACGCAATAATCACGCGTCAGTCGAAGGCCTGGAGAAGACACGAAGGGTACTTCATTTACTTCGAAGACAACGCTGGTGTTATCGTTAACCCCAAAGGAGAAATGAAGGGATCAGCAATAACAGGACCTGTTGCAAGGGAATGTGCGGAGTTGTGGCCCAAGTTATCTTCCGCCGCTTCGGCGATTGTTTAA
- a CDS encoding Glutaminyl-tRNA synthetase encodes MENVEKIYIRNKADLSDNFFYFYNWVKLNFNTCLIISENSSLRSSVLLELLNGKKLVLSEINVCEALFRLTCGGVGNAHGGDLTNRCCDSLREEELKFYLKGQLAKDKPVDEQFLQRVEAEMALQKVFCKDKLSFVDFLLFSIFKKAKVDRVEDPRGKYPHLSAWLSKNNFTIKEEDMNSFASTNFIQQIIEDDLKRKKHTCVITRFPPEPNGYLHLGHAKSICLNFGLSEKYGGRTHLRFDDTNPVTEEVRYIESIKEDVKWLGFDWNEHLYFASDYFDQLYEWAIQLIKQGDAYVDDQSIEQIRENRGSLKQPGVNSPYRDRSVEENLTLFRKMKEGLFAEGEKVLRAKIDMSSGNINLRDPILYRIMHKTHPKSGDKWVIYPMYDFAHGQSDSIERITHSICTLEFETHRPLYEWFQEKLGIYRTRQIEFARLNVTYMVMSKRKLLTLVNEKYVNGWDDPRMPTISGMRRRGYSPEAIKDFCSKVGVAKRENIISYELLELCAREDMNKKAKRLFAILKPLKVVITNFVQKNEQLHELTALNHPKNESMGQRTLQFEQEIYIDEEDFSENPPENFYRLAPNRTVRLRYAFCITCHEVVKDKATNKVIELRCTYDPESKSSANANQGTVGGNQGAVGANQSSAENSKKVKATIHWVAKSNAQKAQFRIYDKLFTKPNPESNEEDQNVEKLMENYTVQLDKKNVSTEEENLPLEKQSEVEENNLGWRKYINKNSLQIHQGIVEKYASNCNVGEAIQFERIGFFTKDKDSTVDCPIYNLTVALVENSAIKKKKEDLVKKELDRLKREKAASDRRLKREERKLREQRKLEQAAGAKGDANQI; translated from the coding sequence ATGGAGAATGTCGAGAAGATATACATCCGGAACAAAGCCGACCTGtcggataattttttttacttctacAATTGGGTGAAGCTGAACTTTAACACGTGCCTCATCATAAGCGAGAATAGCAGCCTCCGGAGCAGCGTCCTCTTGGAGCTGCTCAATGGGAAGAAGCTCGTGCTGAGCGAAATCAACGTGTGTGAAGCGTTGTTCCGGCTCACCTGCGGTGGGGTCGGCAATGCACACGGGGGCGATCTCACTAATCGCTGTTGTGATAGTTTGCGTGAGGAGGAGCTCAAGTTTTACCTGAAGGGGCAGCTTGCGAAGGACAAACCGGTCGACGAGCAGTTCCTTCAAAGGGTGGAAGCCGAAATGGCGCTGCAGAAGGTGTTTTGCAAAGACAAACTGAGCTTCGTggatttccttcttttctccatttttaaaaaagccaAAGTGGATCGAGTGGAGGACCCCCGTGGTAAGTACCCCCACCTGAGTGCATGGCTTTCGAAAAACAATTTTAccataaaggaggaagacatgAACTCCTTTGCCAGCACTAATTTTATCCAACAAATTATAGAAGACGatttgaagaggaagaagcacacTTGTGTGATAACGAGGTTTCCACCTGAACCGAATGGTTACCTCCATCTGGGTCATGCAAAAAGTATATGTTTAAATTTCGGTCTGTCGGAAAAGTACGGAGGGAGGACGCACTTACGGTTTGACGACACCAACCCAGTGACGGAAGAAGTGCGTTACATAGAATCCATTAAGGAGGATGTCAAATGGTTGGGGTTCGATTGGAACGAACATTTATACTTCGCATCGGATTACTTCGATCAATTGTACGAATGGGCTATCCAACTGATAAAGCAGGGAGATGCATATGTGGATGATCAATCCATTGAACAGATAAGGGAAAATAGAGGAAGTTTAAAACAACCAGGGGTTAACTCTCCCTACAGGGATAGAAGtgttgaagaaaatttaactCTTTTtaggaaaatgaaggaaggtttgTTTGCAGAAGGGGAGAAGGTCCTAAGAGCCAAAATAGATATGTCTTCGGGGAATATAAACTTAAGAGACCCTATCCTTTATCGTATTATGCATAAGACGCATCCGAAAAGTGGAGACAAATGGGTGATCTATCCAATGTATGATTTTGCACACGGCCAGTCAGACTCCATTGAAAGAATTACCCACTCGATTTGTACACTCGAATTTGAAACGCATAGACCGTTGTATGAATGGTTCCAGGAGAAGCTTGGCATATACAGAACGAGACAAATTGAGTTTGCTCGGTTAAACGTTACCTACATGGTGATGAGCAAAAGGAAGTTGCTAACCTTGGTGAATGAAAAGTATGTGAACGGATGGGACGATCCACGTATGCCAACTATCTCAGGgatgagaagaagaggatACAGTCCAGAGGCGATAAAAGATTTCTGTAGTAAAGTTGGCGTTGcaaagagggaaaatattatttcctATGAGTTGTTAGAATTGTGTGCCAGGGAAGACATGAACAAAAAGGCCAAGAGGCTCTTTGCCATTTTAAAACCGCTAAAAGTTGTTATTACCAATTTTGTTCAGAAGAATGAACAGTTGCATGAGCTGACTGCACTGAACCATCCGAAGAATGAATCCATGGGACAGAGGACATTGCAATTTGAGCAGGAGATTTACATCGATGAGGAAGACTTTAGTGAAAACCCCCCCGAGAATTTCTACCGACTAGCTCCCAACAGGACAGTCCGACTGAGGTACGCCTTCTGCATTACGTGCCATGAAGTTGTGAAGGATAAGGCCACCAACAAAGTAATCGAGCTGAGGTGCACCTACGACCCGGAGAGTAAGAGCAGCGCAAATGCAAATCAAGGCACAGTTGGTGGCAACCAAGGTGCAGTTGGTGCCAACCAGAGCAGTGCGGAAAATTCGAAGAAGGTAAAAGCCACCATCCATTGGGTAGCCAAGTCGAACGCCCAAAAGGCGCAGTTCAGAATTTACGACAAGCTCTTCACAAAGCCGAACCCGGAGTCGAACGAGGAGGAtcaaaatgtggaaaaactTATGGAAAATTACACAGTACAGTTGGACAAGAAAAACGTTTCCACGGAGGAGGAAAACCTTCCCCTGGAAAAGCAAAgcgaagtggaagaaaacaacCTGGGCTGGAGAAAATACATCAACAAAAATTCCCTACAGATTCATCAGGGTATCGTGGAAAAGTACGCATCTAATTGCAACGTGGGAGAAGCCATTCAGTTTGAACGTATCGGCTTCTTCACTAAGGACAAGGATTCCACGGTGGATTGCCCCATATACAATTTGACTGTTGCGCTGGTCGAGAATAGTGCgattaagaagaagaaggaggatctCGTGAAGAAGGAGTTGGACCGTCTGAAGAGGGAGAAAGCTGCCTCCGATCGACGCCTCAAGAGGGAGGAACGCAAGCTGCGTGAGCAACGCAAGTTGGAGCAGGCGGCGGGGGCCAAGGGCGATGCGAACCAAATATAG
- a CDS encoding Protein tyrosine phosphatase, whose amino-acid sequence MSVKNRCMLIYNVACCSLWISVLFVSLQYVINKEKYPLNSFWPNYKNLVTVTQSLAVLEILFALFGLINSVFCTVATQVCSRLFVVYLIFNYLPENNKWIFSCLITWAIIDIIRYLFYSLNLLNIHVNLLASLRNKLPLILYPIGITSEVVCTIASLKNIRSTPFLRAYPYAMPNNLNFQIDIYYFCIFVLILYIPGSILLYASAMRKSKKGTQGTDKKLDRSAKKTM is encoded by the exons ATGAGTGTGAAAAACAGGTGCATGCTGATTTACAACGTGGCGTGCTGTTCCCTCTGGATTAGTGTCCTCTTCGTATCCTTGCAATATGTTATTAACAAAGAGAAGTACCCCCTGAACAGCTTTTGGCCCAACTATAAAAACTTGGTAACGGTGACTCAGTCGCTGGCCGTTCTGGAGATTCTGTTCGCGCTGTTCG gcCTCATCAACTCAGTGTTCTGCACCGTCGCCACGCAAGTGTGCAGCCGCCTATTTGTCGTTTACCTCATTTTTAACTACCTGCCCGAGAATAACAAGTGGATCTTCTCCTGTCTAATCACATGGGCCATTATCGACATTATTCGCTACCTGTTCTACTCCCTCAACCTGCTGAACATTCACGTCAATTTGTTGGCATCCCTTCGGAATAAGC TCCCCCTAATATTATACCCAATAGGAATAACCTCCGAAGTGGTGTGCACCATAGCGAGTCTCAAGAACATCCGCTCCACCCCCTTCCTCAGGGCCTACCCCTACGCCATGCCCAACAATTTAAATTTCCAAATTGACATTTACTACTTTTGTATATTCGTCCTGATTCTTTATATTCCGGGGAGCATTCTTCTCTACGCCTCCGCCATGAG gaaaagcaaaaagggaacacaaGGGACGGACAAGAAATTGGATCGAAGCGCCAAGAAGACGATGTGA